The following are from one region of the Sandaracinus amylolyticus genome:
- a CDS encoding response regulator, producing the protein MLERVLIVEDSSAMRAFVRATLEAQGITKHVTEAASGFEALRLLPRDRFDLALVDINMPDIHGLEVIKLIRASPQHHQVPVVVISSEASARDRERGIALGADTWLAKPFTPEQLVETVRRVLARRSSSEAP; encoded by the coding sequence ATGCTCGAGCGCGTGCTGATCGTGGAGGACTCCAGCGCCATGCGCGCATTCGTCCGCGCGACGTTGGAGGCACAAGGGATCACCAAGCACGTCACCGAGGCCGCGAGCGGCTTCGAGGCGCTGCGCCTCCTGCCGCGTGATCGCTTCGACCTCGCGCTCGTCGACATCAACATGCCCGACATCCACGGGCTCGAGGTCATCAAGCTGATCCGCGCGAGCCCGCAGCATCACCAGGTGCCGGTCGTGGTGATCAGCAGCGAGGCCTCGGCGCGCGATCGCGAGCGCGGCATCGCGCTCGGCGCGGACACGTGGCTCGCGAAGCCGTTCACGCCCGAGCAGCTCGTCGAGACCGTGCGTCGCGTGCTCGCGCGCCGGAGCAGCAGCGAGGCGCCGTGA